A genomic segment from Gracilinanus agilis isolate LMUSP501 chromosome 1, AgileGrace, whole genome shotgun sequence encodes:
- the ARL6IP1 gene encoding ADP-ribosylation factor-like protein 6-interacting protein 1, with the protein MAEGDNRSSNMLAAETASLEEQLQGWGEVMLVADKILRWERAWFPPAVVGVVSLVFLLIYYLDPSVLSGVSCFVMFLCLADYLVPILAPRIFGSNKWTTEQQQRFHEICSNLVKTRRRTVGWWRRLFTLKEEKPKMYFMTMIISLAAVAWIGQQVHNLFLTYLIVTFLLLLPGLNQHGIISKYVGMAKREINKLLKQKEKKNE; encoded by the exons ATGGCGGAGGGGGACAATCGCAGCAGCAACATGCTG GCTGCAGAAACTGCCAGCCTGGAAGAACAGTTACAAGGATGGGGAGAAGTGATGCTGGTAGCTGATAAAATCCTTCGATGGGAAAGAGCCTGGTTTCCACCTGCAGTCGTGGGTGTTGTTTCTTTGGTGTTCCT tTTGATCTACTACTTAGATCCATCTGTTCTTTCTGGTGTTTCCTGTTTTGTCATGTTTTTGTGCCTGGCTGACTACCTTGTACCCATTCTTGCTCCTAGAATATTTGGCTCTAATAAATG GACTACTGAGCAACAGCAAAGATTCCATGAAATCTGCAGCAATTTAGTGAAGACCCGGCGCAGAACTGTTGGCTGGTGGAGACGCCTCTTCACACTGAAGGAAGAAAAACCTAAAATG TACTTCATGACCATGATCATTTCTCTTGCTGCAGTCGCTTGGATCGGACAACAAGTCCATAATCTTTTCCTCACCTACCTTATTG taACTTTCTTACTGCTACTTCCTGGACTAAACCAACATGGAATCATTTCCAAGTATGTTGGAATGGCCAAAAGAGAGATAAACAAGCTCCTCaaacaaaaggagaagaaaaacgAATGA